Within Sphingobium sp. EP60837, the genomic segment GATCGCGCGCGAAGAATTTATCCGGCAAGGCTATCGCGCCGTCACCATGGATGCGATCGCTCAGGCGGCGGGGGTGTCCAAGCGCACACTCTATCTTTGGCATGAGGATAAGGCTGCGCTTTTTCGAGCCTGTCTTAACGCCGGAGTTGAGCGCTTTCCCTTGGCGCAGTTCAGCGATGCCGCTGAGCCAGAGTCCGACCTGCGTGCGTTCGGCGTTGCCCTGCTCCAGGAATTCACTCGCCCATCGACTGTTGGCATGGCCCGGCTGTTGATGCGCGAGGCTCATGAGTTCAGCGAATTTGGGCCGCTGATCCGGCAAAGTCGGGATGACTATCTCGCGCGGCCTCTTGCCGAGTATCTGGTGCGGACAGGTATTTCAAAAAGGGACAGCGGCAGCGCCGCCATGCTCCTTTTATCGATGATATTAGCGCCCGTTCACAACGCCCTGCTGGTTGATGATGCGTTGCCGGACGAGCAGCAATGCAGACTGCACGTCGAAATAGCGGTGCGCACCTTTATGCGCGGGACAGAGAGAGGTGCAAATGCGGCGGCGGCTTGACCAAAGGAACCGCGGTTGCTATCACAAGTGAGTGTTTACTTACTTATCCGCTTTTGAGTCGGAGAGGGATGGAAGAAATGGCTGAACATGTTGATGGCGCAGTGATTGCACGGGATTGGCACGACCGTAGCCTGCCGCTCGCCGACACCGAAGAACTGCACACCGCCCTGGAAGAAGCAAATATCCAGACGCTGCTGATGGTCTATGTCCATTTGACCCACGATGCCGCGATGCTGGACGTGTTCGGCAACTATATCAAACCGCCGTTCGCGGTTCCTGGCACCGAAATCCCGAACGAATATCTGCACGAACTGCGCACCAAATTGCTGCATGTGCTGACGACCCCGGGCGCCGCGCGTGAGGATGATCCGTCCGAAGCTTTGATGCAGCGGATGATGAGCGTGGGCGTGGGCGAGGAAGTCGCCGACGAATTTCTGCCGCTGCTGTTCGACCAGATCGGGCTAAAGCTGCCCAAGCCGCGTAAGGAGATCGAAGGACGCCCTGCGCCCAAGTCCGACTTCAAGGTGCTGGTGATCGGCGCGGGCATGACCGGCCTTGCCGCTTCACTGAAGCTGGAGGAAGCCGGTTACGAGCATATCGTGATCGAAAAGAATCCGGAAGTCGGCGGTACTTGGTACGAAAATCGTTATCCCGGCGTCGGCGTCGACACGCCCAGCCACTTCTATTCCTATTCTTTCGAGATCACGCCCGAGTGGACGCACTACCATCCCAAGGGCGTGGACATGCAGAAGTACCTGCTGCACGTCGCCGACAAATATGAACTTCGCCGCAACATCCGCTTTAACACCGAAGTCCTCGCGCTGCGCTATGACGATCTAGACGCGGTGTGGAACATCACGGTCCGTGGCAAGGACGGCAGCGAAGAAGTGATCCGCGCCAACGCTGTCATCAACGCCCACGGTCCGGTCAACCGCTGGAAGTGGCCCGACATTCCGGGCCGCGAAGACTTCCAGGGCAAGATCA encodes:
- a CDS encoding TetR/AcrR family transcriptional regulator, which codes for MEADSSAIPAPIGRADQTLAKKRRLLQIAREEFIRQGYRAVTMDAIAQAAGVSKRTLYLWHEDKAALFRACLNAGVERFPLAQFSDAAEPESDLRAFGVALLQEFTRPSTVGMARLLMREAHEFSEFGPLIRQSRDDYLARPLAEYLVRTGISKRDSGSAAMLLLSMILAPVHNALLVDDALPDEQQCRLHVEIAVRTFMRGTERGANAAAA